The following DNA comes from Xyrauchen texanus isolate HMW12.3.18 chromosome 21, RBS_HiC_50CHRs, whole genome shotgun sequence.
TCTCAAGAAGAGCTAGTCAAGGAACAGCATACAGATCAATCTCTGTCTTCGTTGTTTGAGCGAGCTGTTCCTGCTGACTGTTTTGAGAGTGTGGATCATGGTTATGGTGTTGTTGATGGCCTGCTAATGAGGAAATGGACACCCGCAACGAACATTTCACTGGGGGAACCATGGGTTCAGGTTGTTGTGCCTGTCACCATTCGACAGCTGGTGTTAAAGACTGCTCATGACATGTTGGGGCATTTAGGGGTGAGAAAGACATATGATCGTATTATGCGTCATTTCTATTGGCCAAAATTAAAGAAAGAAGTTGCGGCCTACATTAAAACCTGCCACATTTGTCAGATGACTGGAAAGCCCAATCAGGTTATAAAGCCTGCACCTCTGCATCCAATACCTGTTGTAGCTGGTCCTTTTGAACATTTGCAGTTGGACTGTGTAGGGCCATTAGTTGGTGCTAAATCTGGCTCTAGGTATTTGCTGACCGTAATGTGTCAGGTAACCCGTTATCCTGCTGCCTACCCATTACGCTCTATTACTACCAGGGCCATTGTAAGAGCTCTTACGCAGTTTTTTTCTATATTTGGTATACCAAAAGTTGTCCAGACTGACCAAGGCTCAAATTTTACGTCTCGTGTTTTTGCTCAGGTCTTACGCCAGCTTCATATTAAACACAACAAAGCCTCGGCGTACCATCCTCAGAGTCAAGGTGTTCTTGAACGTTTCCACCAGACACTGAAGTCGCTTCTCCGTGCATATTGCATGGAGTTGGGACGTGACTGGGAGGAAGGTTTGCCATGGCTGTTGCTTGCCTCTAGAGAAGTCATTCAAGAGAGTACAGGATTCAGTCCTAATGATTTGGTGTTTGGCCATTCTGTACGTGGACCTTTGGCTGTCCTAAAAGATGGATTGGACCTAAAAGAACCTACAAAAGCCTTGTGTGATTATGTCAATGGTTTTAGGAGACGTCTTTATGAGGCGGGGAGGTTGGCTCGTGAGAAGTTAACAAATACTCAGTCTAAAATGAAGGAGCAGTATGATAAGCGAACGGAGCGTCGTGTTTTGGTAGTCGGTGATAAAGTATTGGCTCTTTTGCCGGTTGTGTCATCTCCTTTTCAGGCAAAATTTTCTGGACCGTATACGGTTGTCAAGAAGGTTTCAGATGTTAATTATGTAATTGCCACTCCGGACAGAAGGAAAAGTACTCAGTTGTGTCACCTTAACTTGCTTAAGCCATATCACGAACGTTCAGATTCATTTAAGAGTAAAACTGTTGCACAGCCTGTAGCTCTAAGTGATGCCAGTTTGTCTCCTGGTTTTTCTCTTGTTCCTTCGGTGGCAGCGCAGGAGCAAGAGGAGATCAGAACTCCTGATGATGGGGTTTTGCGTGCGCGGTTGCACAATTCTGAGACATTGATGCAACTTCCACAATTGCTGCAGCATTTGTCTGGGGACAAAAGTGCTgagataattaatttaattaatgactTTCCAATTCTCTTCTCAGATACTCCGACTCAGACGCATCTCTTGGAACATGATATAGATGTTGGTGAGGCTTCTCCAATTAGGCAGCGTTTTTATCGTGCTTCTCAAGAAAAGCGGAAGTACATCGACACAGAGGTAGAGTATCTTCTCGATACTGGGCTGGCTGAACCTTCGGCATCGGCCTGGGCATCACCATGCCTTCTGGTTAACAAGCCAGATGGTACCTTTAGGTTTTGCACCGATTATCGGAAACTTAATGCGGTCACAAAGCCAGATAGTTTTCCTTTACCTCGTATAGAGGATTGTGTAGACCAGGTTGGTGCCGCGACATTTGTTAGTAAATTTGACCTCCTTAAGGGCTACTGGCAGGTGCCCTTGACTAACCGTGCAAAAGAGGTGTCCAGCTTTATCACTTCGCAAGGGTTGTTCTCGTATAAGGTAATGAGTTTTGGGTTGCGAAATGCTCCTGCCACCTTCCAGCGACTGATGAACACCGTGGTCACTGGTCTAGAGGGTTGTGCAGTGTACTTAGACGATGTGGTGGTCTTTAGTAACAGTTGGGGTGAACACTTGGACTCTATTAGAGCTTTGTTCCAACGCCTTGCCCAGGCTCACTTAACTATCAATCTCGCAAAGTGTGAGTTTGCGCGGGCGACGGTAACTTACCTGGGAAAGGTGGTAGGCCAAGGACAAGTGTGTCCCATTCGTGCTAAGATTTTGGCCATAGATCAGTATCCGTCACCTACAAATAAAAAGGAGTTGATGAGGTTCTTAGGTATGGCGGGGTTTTATCGTTGTTTCTGCCCAAATTTCTCTTCGGTTGTTGCTCCGCTAACTGATCTACTTAAGTCCGGTGTTAAGTATACCTGGACACCTGTTTGCCAGTCTTCCTTTGAATCCGTTAAAGCTCTCTTAACCTCCTCTCCTGTCCTTGCAGCACCGCAGTTGAACCGGGCGTTCAAGCTGCAAGTTGACGCTAGTCAGGTAGGAGTTGGAGCTGTTTTGCTCCAGGAAGATGAATATGGTGTTGATCGTccggtttcttttttttctcgaAAGTTTCTTTCTTATCAGGCACATTATGCTGTCATTGAAAAAGAGGCTTTGGCGTTAATCTGGGCGCTTCAACATTTTGATGTATATGTAGCTGGTGCTTTTTCTTTGGTGGTCTTTTGTGACCATAATCCGTTAACGTTTTTGCACTCACTTCAGAATCCAAATCAGCGCCTAATGAGATGGGCTCTTTTTCTGCAACCATACCATTTGGATATTCGTCACATTAAAGGCACAGATAATGTGATTGCAGATGCCTTATCTCGTGCCCCCGCTTCTTAATGTTTTGCTGTTGTTACCCTATGTCTTCTTTCCTGTCTCTTCTGTCATTCCAGGGCCCGGATTACAGAAGTTGGACAGTTGTAAGTTGTGTTTGAATAAGGGGGTTACAAATTTGTATAGAGAATAGTGTGTTTTTGTATATATCTTTTGGATGTTTGCAAATTTTTCTGCACTAAATTTTCACTCTTAACATCAGGGTACTAAGTTTCCTGTAGTGTTATTCACATTATGGGGGTGGTGTAGCGACGCCTCCAAGACCCGTTTTTTATGGGGGGGGGTGTTACATCCAGCGATTGTCTGTGTTTCTGTATTTCTTCTGTTTCGTGTCTTGTTGTTATCCTAGGTTACTTCCTGTGCTTAATTGATGGGGATGCCGGCGCGCGAGGCGTGTCCCAGCTGATGGCATAAAGAGGGCTTGGGTGTGGCGAGAGGAAGTGGGAGAGACCGGCTTTGTTCGGTGTTTGAATTGTTGTTTGTATGCACGTGTAAACTTTTGGAGTTAATAAAGAAATCCTTAGACATTTGTTTGCCGAACTTTCTCCTGCCTTTCTTTGTTACTATCTGAGAGCCAGTAGTAACACCATACAAGTGAATAcagtgtaggtccatacaaaagtGATGCCAGAaatttaaaggtccaaaaagtgtataaaggcagcattaaagtaatctattagaatccagtggttaaatccatatctttttatgacaggtgtgggtgagaaacagattcatatttaagtccttttttgctatacaTTTTcttccctgcctagtaggtgccgatatgcacgaagaatgtgaatcaccaaaacaaaagaagaagaaagtgaaaggaaaagtgaagatttatagtaaaaaaaaaggactttgatattgaactgattctcacccacacctatcatatagcttagaagatatggatttaaccactgtcttgtggattacttttatgctgcctttatgttctggtcattatttacttgcactgtatggacctacagagctgaaaaaaaaaatctttgtgttcagcagaagaaacaatgtcatacacatctgcagtggcatgagggtgagtaaatgatgagagaatgttcatttttgggcaaaataATCATTTAAAGCTCTGAGCCTCTGCAGTTGGATCTTACAGTTTGAAAACAGACATTTGTTTTGATTTACACATATGTTTTATCATAGATTGCTTAAACATAACTCAATGAAATGTCTCAGTAAGggtaaaacaaaaattattagccTTTTTATTATGCCACCAGCATCACAGGTGACGAAGGAAAAATACAAGAAGGCCACCAACTGCACTGTTGTGGAAATATGACTTACAAAATCTCAAGTAGTTCTTGCTGTAAAGGTAAGAGAGAACTGTTGTGCCCTCAATTTGTGGTTGCTGAGTCAGTAAGAGAAGTAATTCACAACATGCGATTCTGAAGATACAAGTCATACGTTTCTCAGAAACTGCAcagattaaacacaattttttttttacattttgtctctTTGTGTGTTTTCCAGGTAAGATAACACCAGGATTAAGCCAGTTGGTGGCTGACTGCTGTGAATCTGTAGCCTACAATCCTCTTAATAAGATTTGCTGTAATGGCCGCATTCAGACTCGAAACAGTGCTCAGGCAATGTGCTGTGGCACAGGTAGATGATCCACTTTAAGTAACTTGAAATAAAAAACGCAACCGGTAGCACCACATTATTTATACATTCTTCTGAGTGCAGATGAGTTTTCTTGTCATGTTGCCTATTAagtttgtggtgtttgttttctAATAGTACAGATTATTAAAATAGATGTTGCATAACAATAATTAACATTGATTACTACTTTTTTCACTGATTTAACTTTTTTCATTACTTAATTTTTGTGTACACATTTTGAAATGATTAAAAGATTTTGGTATGACCTTTAGATCTAGGAAGTCCTATTATGACCAGAATTTTTCTCTGCTCATTTACAGAAGTGTATCTAAAGGAGACTGATTTGTGTTGTGTTGACACTATATACAAACTGGAGCAAAATCTTTTCTGTTGTGGCAACAAATCATATAGCAATGAATCCCACTGCTGCTGTACTTCACTTTGTAGCGATCCAAATGTGAAGCCCAAGTCTGAGCCTTGCTGTTCAAAACTTCAGACAGGTTTGTGTTTAAAGCTCTTACAGTGATTATCAGATGATGGAGCAACAAACTTCAAGTGGCTAAACATTGGACAACAAAGTAATCTCTTTCACAGTTGTAGGGGATCATTACACTAGCTGTAAATCtgtagaaaatgtattattgataCACTGTGCAAACAAGTGATTTGTGTAAAGTTCACACTTTACACAAGTTCCCTTCAGTTCACACTTAACTAATTTAATCGTAAGATATGTAGTAGGCAAATAATAGTAAAGCAAAGTTGTTTTAGTGTCTCTTTagtgtatctttttatttttcctctttGTGATCAGATGGCCAGTCCACTGTGAACAGCTGCACAGAGAAAGAAACAGCAAGAAGGTCCCCTCCACAACTCCCCTCCAACTTGTGAGTCATTCTGCTGTTTGAATCAAACATTCTTGTTCTTTCCTCCAAGTACTAATACTGTAACAACTACGTGCAGTCTCTAACAAAATTAGTTCTTAAAACTGTAATTGAATGAATAAAGcaattattacattataaaaatattgtttgtatATCCTAATTTCCATGACTGAAGTCATGTAAGTCAAGTAAAAAGTAATGTCTAGTGATGCACAGCTCTAAAATAGTTAAATTGGCTTGAATCATGTGTGACTGGAAAAGTcataaaaattcatttttcaaaaaGTATTGGAAAGCTTTATAGCAAATGTTTCCTTTTCTTAGACAATGTATCAAAGAGTGCTCTGAGTTCAGTACAActcatccctcagtttgtaaaagaACAAAAACTATTTACAGAAATGTtcttacaatagaagtctattcatttttgcatttcaataattttgtgtgtctgtttgttttaatgtgtGATATGAAATCTCTGCGGTCAAGTACAAGCCCATACAACAAAGTCTCAGGTAAAGCATTTCATTGTCCTTAAGTGTTTTTATGAATCTCTCACAATGAAAGGGCATCTGTTCAGTGTCAGCAACCATTGAGTTCAGACTTGCCCATACTGACGACTTAGGGCTCTGcaatgtattgcatttttttcaacttgtatttCTTCTATGCCTGTGAATGAAGATAAAGATCTTAAGACATATTTAGATTTATAACATTCTCAATGTCCTGCGTAATCTTTATCACAATGTTTGCTATTGTTGCCATACACTGTAAATTGTGATGTGCTATTTGCTTAAAACTGTGTAGTTTATTTCGTTTAATTTTCATGATTAGTTCTCACTACTTAATGTACACAAGTAGTGTATTCTCTATGTTTGGAAAATCAAATGTACCAAATTTTGCAGGTCGAACAAACTAAAGACAATTTAATTCTGATTCCTTTGCATCGTATTGGTTAATAGGCCAAACTTGACTTAAATGAGAACTCAGTCCTGCTCACTGGACAGTATATAATATGTGGAGACTTATGGGGACACataattatttgcaatttttAGAGGTACTGCATTATTTAGAGttgttaatattgttttattcttAATAGATGTTTCGTTTGAACTCACAATTATGGTGATTTATGTTCTCATTGGTGAATCTGGTGCACCCTGCTCATTTCAAAtgaattttcattcttttttttttggatgcAACTTCTATGAATAAgaacagattttgtttttatattatgtttagcgcatataatataatttgtcatcactttacaatgaggttgtatttgttaacatcttGTTCCATCTAATCTCACACTCTAACTTATTGCCTCTGTCTAGAACTGATGTGTGGATCAAAAGCCTACAATCCCCAAAAGAAAGTTTGTTGCTCAGGGAATCTGTTTAAGAAGTCATCAGTAATTACTAAGGTAAGTAGTGTTGTTGATTCTTACTTCTGATAAACATTTTGTCCACCTGTGTATTGATTGGATACACTgtgaataaaaactaaataaaataacggtaaattgtttaatataaaatgttatctAGTGCGTGAATATTTTCGAATCCCATCATTGGTGCTTCAACTGTCTGCGGATAGGACGTGGCAGCAGTTTGGAGTGGAAAATTGTAATCTGCAAAATGTGGAGGAGAACATGAATAAGATAAATGTCCAGAAACAAATGTTCGAAAATTTTGTAATTGTGGAGGTCCTCATAGAGCAGCATATGGAGGGTGGGTGGTGCAGGTAAAAGCAAGAGAGGTCCAGAGATATAAATGTGAACATAATGTTACTTGTGCGGAAGACTGTGGAAGTACAGTAGGGTGGTCAGGTTGAAAGAGATGGTGGTTAAGAACaaacaacaatgaacaatgaacatgaAGACAGAAAATACAGTGGAGACATGGTGCAACTATTGatagttcttaaaaaaaaatccttaataatgacgaaataattttttttggcattCGTTGTCAATGTTATTATTGTCAATGCTATGTTGTTGAGGAAATCATTTAAGATCAAAACAGTCTTAAAAGCTGCATCAGAGTTTTGGGGGATTTCTGGAATCTCAGcccagtgtgattaattatatactCAATGAACAACACagcatttttcaattttttttcttaGCCTGAGGGTAATAAATGTACTGCAATGGAATGCAAGAAGCCTTTTAGCAAATATTAaagagtttaaatattttgtattagaATTAGAACACAAGCCAAGTATATTGTGTGTTCAAGAATCATGGCTTAAACCAAATTCACACCTTACCAGGATATAACTCTGTTCGGAAGGAGCACAGGGTGGAACAGTGGTGACATTTGGATGAGAAGGAATAGCATATAGGTCAAATACAGATGTTAAAAAAAGTTGTTCAAGGTCGTACTAGATTCTGTTGCACCTACTGTGTTCTCTATTATTAACGGCTCCTTACAGTATTGTTCCACCCTGCTTTAAACATGCTATGGGCCTTTACTCAAAAAACCTAATCTTGATCCTTCTGACCCCAACAACTATAGACCCATCtcaaaattgccatttttgtctAACGTATTGGAGAGGGTTGTTTTAAACCATCTATCTCCATATTTACTTTCAAATGATATTCTGGATCCTTTTCATTCAGTCTTCAGAGCTAAACACAGTACTGAGTCTGCTCTTCAAAAGGCAGTAAATTAGCTTTTACTATCTGTAGACTCTGGTAACTGTGCCATCCTGGTATTGCTGGATTTAAGTGCAGCCTTTGATACTGTGGATCATCGTATCCTTCTAAATAGCTTAAACCTCGAGGTCGGTATCCATAATGCTGCATTAGAGATGTTTCTGTCTTATTGCACTAATAGGAGTTTTTCGGTGGAAATCATTGACTTTTTATCAAGTACAGCTCCCATTACCCATGGGGTGCCTCAGCGCtctattattaacattattttctttatacatTCTCCCTCTCCGTTATATATTTGAGTATCATAATGTCTCCTATCATATCTATACTGACGATACCCAgctttattttcctctaaaatcgGGTTCGGATTCAGTCTCCTCCTTGTTAGCATGTTTAAAGGACATTAAAGGCTGGATGGATGATAATTTCCTCTAGTTGAACCGCAAAAAGACTTAAGTCATTTAGTTTCGCCCCCCAcagcatttagaaaaatgtaGCCTTTCCCTGGGTCCCTTTCAAGAAAATACTCGTGACCATGTTAGAAACCTGGGGGTTATTTTTGATCCTGAATTaaaatttgataaacaaataaattctgtAGTCAGAGCCAGTTTTTTTCAGCTTAAGGGGCTTCAAAAGCTTAAAGCTTTACTTACTTCTAATGATTTGGAGACCATCATTCACTCATTTATCTCAACCaggctggactactgtaatgctctgtaTGCCGGAATAAACCAGTCCTCACTCTCGCATCTACAGCTGGTACAGAATTCCGCAGCCCGTTCTTTGACTGGGACAAAAAAGAGGGAGCATATTACGCCTGTGTTAGCATCATGTCATTGGTAACCTGTTCAATTCagagttgattttaagattttagtatTTGCATTTAAAGCACTGCATGGACTTGCTCCTGCTTATATTTTGGATCTTCTTCATCCCTACTCTTCTCAGAAAATGCTAAGATTTCCCTCTCACTACTGACTGTTCCAAAGTCACGCATAAAAACCAAATGTGATAGGGCCTTTTCAGTTCATGCTCCAAAGCTTTGGAACACCCTACCTCTTTTTATTAGACCATCCCCTACTCTATCTACATTTAAATAATCTCTTAAAACatactttccccttctgtcactcattcgacattgtgtcgattgtagtgacacaaggggcttctttctggagcctcggatacctctgaatatgaaaaaggccaatgccaaattggcgaacagaatttgcatgtcccgcccccggacatacgggtataaaaggcggggatcgtgcatctattcagtcagattctttcttcggagcagagccgttgtgtgatcagcgagctgagacactcactactattccactcacctctaagagcattgctgttaGATCTTAAGGCGCATTTCCAGTGGCTTTTTCCTCTGTATGCTAGTGCAGTCCaagcccctgggtgcttcgacagcttttcctaaaagagtatatttcctctaaaagagtttacacaTTGGCTCATTGCCATTTGGAAAGAGGTAAACACCATAGTCAAGTAAGCCTTTCAATCCAAAATACAGTACTTACATACCATGACTTGTGTCCGAAATGAGAGTATGTCTTATCTGTgttttttcttggctacaactccCACAGTTAtattgaaaaattctgttacagtttactGTTATGTGTTAGAAAGGGTGTTGATGTAAAGATGTGGAAAGTATTGTAATTGATGTTGGTGCAGAgcaggtgttttctctttcccCCGTCAGTTCTGTTCAGAATGCGGGGCTGTCTTGCTGTTTGACAtggttgaattgctccatagtgctttaaaatagaaaattctcatgTTGAATTCAAATCGTCGCTATCCTGTCACTGGAGCTTGCATTTCGAGGGAAGAGATGAGTATCATAAGATTGCTGCATCACCTTACGGAAATGTGGACGTGGCTGAGTCtcaaaataaaggtgcatcttaaaatatatatacacacagttgcATGGCATCAGTAACTCATACATTTTGTGTGAATAAGTGTTTTTAAGGGGAACTTATTGAAAAATGCAGTGTTATCTCTATAAGTTGTTTTTTCAGCAGCGGTGCTGTTATGCGCACGTCCACAAGCCCGCCTCTGGCCTGGgccacatcagggtttatttgtgcTCTCAAGGGGCTGGTTGAAAATGTGGTACCAGCATCTGCTTTGATAGCACTAATGCAGTTaccaataatattacatttttggtgCATTGAGGTGCACATTAGACAGTATAGCATTGATTTTGTAGTTGGGAAACAGATGTTAAAGGTCGACCTATATATCGGTTTTGCTGATTAATTGGcaccgataacagatttctgTAACAATCTGTTGtcggcaaaaatccacaccaTGCTGGAGTGGCTGGAATGGGTCGGTGCTTCAGTCGGTGGTTTGTTTTGACACATGGGACTACACACTGCCTGAAGCGGAACACTTCAGATATGGATTTAAGCATCAACAACGAAAAGGTATGTATACGGTACATATTGTCATatctttataaattataaattaagttGTTGACAAGATGCTGCTTTAGTAGAGAACAACAGTATGTTTGCCAACAAGGCTGAGAGAaaattaaagctaacctcaagcggttagaacatgtgacaaaaatacacacaagtcAAATACGATTTTTTAGACTGACTGTTCAAACTGATGGTTATATCTAGACAGATTcgattttttttctgttctgaCTTCAGTCACTTTTGCTAGCAGGTTAAGCATCAAAACACACTGAACTATCcagagacagacacactgagGGGTATAAATAAGGAGAGTGAATTGATGAATGAGGAACAGATATGAACAAGTGCGAATCAGCTGATGGGACAGGGTGAGCAGCGTTCCCATAGTTACCGTGCTCATGCTCAATTTGCTGCACCTGTGACACATGAGTGAGGGAGACACACATACAGGACAAACAGACAGAGCAGAAGGGACTTTCCTGTGTGTTACCGCACATTAACGCATATCTTTGGGTGATGCGACACATTTTTTAAAGGGGATAGCTCACCCAATTAGTTGCAGCAGAATTGGACAGAGACTCACAATGTGGATGGCATTCCACAGGTGGCTTTTTTTGCAGATCACCATCAGTTTCACATGAAACTATAGTTGGCAAACACTCCACTGTCAACAGCGTTACTTTACATAATAACtcaaaaagaacagaaatgtGAGAATCTCCTGTGTCCCGCAGACATGTGGTGTGCACATCTTGTGTTCACTAGTAGACTGAAAGCTTAACGGTGCACAAAACAGTAAAGAGTGTGGACAggtgaatatctaagctcttcaaaattactttgtaaccctttccagattTATGCAATGCTACTATCTGTTTTTTTGGTGAGGAATGGTCCACGtctgcagatgcttcttgtgaatagcaagctCAAAATGTTGAGTTCTTTTTACAAGTCAAAGTAGCTTTAACCCACACCTCTAATCTAGTtttattaattggatgccaggttcgCCATCTCCTGACACCAATTAGATTGTGTtaatgtcattagcctaggggttcacatacttttccgacctacactgtgaatgtttgtatgatgtattcaatatgtacaagacaattcaataatttgtgttattagttaaaaaagattgtatttgtttttcactgtatataCAAGATCCTACGGTATTCATGGCATGGCAAAACAATGTTCAAGAAATTATCTCTATAGAGTTCTGTATAAGGGTTACAGCAATGCAAAGCATCTTGAAAGGAGTAATACAAATTAGTTGTATTGAATGTTTTCATAGCCAGACATTTGACTATTGGTATAAAGCCCTCTCCAATTCGCAGCTTTtaagtggttatttgagttaacagtaattcatcaaatgaagAACAAAGAATAAAATAATGGCAGGAAGGGTTTTTTCTTATCATGTCATTATTCTTTTTGATGTATAACATTATTTGATACTCCTTTactagtatcgacttggtaccaaaatactggtacttttgacaccCCTAATATTATTCAAAAGTTCTGAATACATTTACTTATCATGTATGTCTGTGTTCTCCAGTGTTGTGGTGAACATGTCTACAGTGTATCAGAAAAAAATGTGATGTGCTGCAATGGAAATCTTCATCGCGATTTGCCTGAACAGTCGGAATGTGTCGGAGGTGTTGTATATACTCCAGGAAGGACAGTCTGCAAACTGTTTGTCCGCCCTCGTCTTGGTGAACACTGTTGTGGAGAGAAAACCTTTAATCTTAATGAGCATATTTGCTGTAATGGACACAGGTAGGCCCACACAACACTAaagtttgatttttatttaaaggtgTCCCAAGTCCTTTTTTGCTCACATTTCACTGGCAGACCAATGATGGTCTTGGGCTTTCTACTGGCACACATTCTCGTGGAGGCAGCATCTTGCAAAGCCCTCCTTTACAGATGTtaccttaaaaaaaacattaacagcaATATTTTGTAAACCATAATTAATATATGCTCTTCCAAAAGTGTTGGATAATAAGGAAGTCACAGCACGTTGAGCAGAGGAATGTGTATGTTACTTCCAGTATTGTCAtgaccaggggtgtaaagtaacgaattacaaatactcacgttactgtaatttagtagtttttccaaggaattgtactttttttaaatttgatacTTTTacctttacttgagtacattttaagtgctgtacctttacttttactgcactattttcacaccatctgtgttcgctacatCTACttttatccatcaacatgattggctagggagagtctcgtgactcccgtcaaatcaaatcacacacttgaacagcagctgcagatttggcgcCATCTGTACAAGCACAGTtcacctgaacatcacagcagcacttaaaagggcttttcgcagtgaaaaaggccaattgcttgatcgtgtcatgtgagtttaatttGCTCAAGCCATATATCATTAATCCTGCCTTGAAGAAACATATCTAGGTAAATTTAATTGTTCTTCtttctagattctgtgtgtctgtaatgtagcctgtaaatgatctatctatcactgagattattgggttgatgtgagagattaatgcagtGTTATCAATAGGACTGGGTGataaaaacaatcttgatgtttatctgaaaaaaaaaagtgatgtcCACGATATGGATGATAAActtctgattaattttctatacttagcctatgttcAACATCTataacaggggtgttcattacatcgatcgcgatagcaagacaacAACTGGTTGGTTAATCtagataaagaaataaaagaatgtctttttatttccagatgtctgtagctgcgtgttgtttgattgacaggcggcagccggctaat
Coding sequences within:
- the si:ch211-195m9.3 gene encoding galaxin isoform X1 is translated as MHCRCTMEIYKSVAFLVALCFLLATFSAQEICLNDTWSHITGDEGKIQEGHQLHCCGNMTYKISSSSCCKGKITPGLSQLVADCCESVAYNPLNKICCNGRIQTRNSAQAMCCGTEVYLKETDLCCVDTIYKLEQNLFCCGNKSYSNESHCCCTSLCSDPNVKPKSEPCCSKLQTDGQSTVNSCTEKETARRSPPQLPSNFTSPYNKVSELMCGSKAYNPQKKVCCSGNLFKKSSVITKCCGEHVYSVSEKNVMCCNGNLHRDLPEQSECVGGVVYTPGRTVCKLFVRPRLGEHCCGEKTFNLNEHICCNGHRHSRLNGNFCCGSEAYDPYNQFQMRCCSGHLYNITHLGGKAECCGTLLLEDNTNQTCCSSTSHDMIYEIQPKHLCCGHDYYNTSLWSCCAGHLKPTPKTNISLTEHRLKPLMELIPDICNKSVLFGKVESVALDNYRNIVLRVIARMHVKSAGDIKNPLVNVTLDHCNSPALELGMTYLWEMNSSVYKPLSHPIDQPSDIHMLFIMLQLYEGCKQK
- the si:ch211-195m9.3 gene encoding galaxin isoform X2, with the protein product MTYKISSSSCCKGKITPGLSQLVADCCESVAYNPLNKICCNGRIQTRNSAQAMCCGTEVYLKETDLCCVDTIYKLEQNLFCCGNKSYSNESHCCCTSLCSDPNVKPKSEPCCSKLQTDGQSTVNSCTEKETARRSPPQLPSNFTSPYNKVSELMCGSKAYNPQKKVCCSGNLFKKSSVITKCCGEHVYSVSEKNVMCCNGNLHRDLPEQSECVGGVVYTPGRTVCKLFVRPRLGEHCCGEKTFNLNEHICCNGHRHSRLNGNFCCGSEAYDPYNQFQMRCCSGHLYNITHLGGKAECCGTLLLEDNTNQTCCSSTSHDMIYEIQPKHLCCGHDYYNTSLWSCCAGHLKPTPKTNISLTEHRLKPLMELIPDICNKSVLFGKVESVALDNYRNIVLRVIARMHVKSAGDIKNPLVNVTLDHCNSPALELGMTYLWEMNSSVYKPLSHPIDQPSDIHMLFIMLQLYEGCKQK